Below is a genomic region from Rhinatrema bivittatum chromosome 8, aRhiBiv1.1, whole genome shotgun sequence.
atatgcagtattttataaacagctGCACAGTTTATCAAATGCAAGCATAACTACAGACACACTGACTTATGCATACTACTTAAAATTATCTTCTGAATCTGTTACCAGTTAGTTTTGTGGCGTGTCCCCTGGCCCCAGTactatttgaaaaaataaataactgctccCTTGTTTCACATCACACAATTTTCTTCAGTtctttaaaaaggaagaaaagaaaaatatcttaCAGTAAACATCAATTGGCAGCCTCCAAGGATATAGTCCAAGAAGGAGTAATCTCTTGTGATCTTGCACGATTTGACTGTGATAATTCCTGAATTTTTGtaactctttttcttcttttgcttttttgggtTAATGCATTCCATCTCCACTGCTCTGGCATCTTGCGCTTCACACATCTTAGCCACAGAGGTCTGGAATTCCCCAATGAGGTCATGTCCCCCATCATTATCATAATCATAACATAATACCTTTACTATTTTCTCTATATCTCCATCACACAGGGACACTAAAGGCACAGTAAAAGGTTTCCAGATTGGATCCAATGTGTACTTAATCACCTCTGTTCTGTGtacaagcatccatttcccaTCATCTCCCTGTTTGTAGAACTCCAAAAATGGGTCTGACTTTCCAAAAAAATCCTTTTTGTCCAGTTTCCTGCCAGCCATGCTAAGGGTTATCACTCTATTATCTGACAGCTCTTGGGCAGCTATCGTTATCTGGCCTTTCCCAGCTGGTTTGCCATTCCCAAGCACAAGCGGCCGTGTGATCTTCTTACTGGAAACAATCGTTCCAAGAGTACAAGCAAACTCCCCTAGGAAGTCGTGCTCATACAGCTGCGTGCTTGACTTGTCCTGGTCAAACATggcaaattttaatttttgcacTTCTTCGAAGTGATAGTTGATGATGAACTTCTTGGCAAATGCAGGATTCAGGTTGTTCACTGTTGTTTCCATCCTATCGATCTCAGACCATTTTCCATTGATTTCCAAAAACAAGACACAGAATGGATCAGATTTGGACGTGACATCCCTGTCCAATAGGTTTTGGCAGTACACAGATAGTTCCACCCTGCAGACGCAGTACTGGGAGCCGACAGGCCCAGAAGGCGTGGGGCTTAGTGTATATGCCATGGATTCTGGCAACAACAGTTCCAGGCAATCGCGCTCCACCACCGAGAGCCGCCCAGCCCTCTCCCACCTCGGGGCTCTCTGCTCACGGCGCCGGGACCTGCTCGGACATCCTGGGAGGCGGAAGCCCCGAAGCTGCCTGCCCGCCGCCGCTGGACGGAGCTGGAGCTGCTTTTTGCCGCGCGCGTGGAAGCGCGGCAAAAAGATATTcagatatcctgaatacctgacTGGCTAGGAGGGCTtcaaggaccggtttgagcatcCCTGACCTAGGACAGAGTTTCTCCAAACCTGCCAGCCTGTCACAACCAAttggatttttaggatatccatatgaatattCAGGAGCTATATTTGCATATGCTGAGGACccaacatatgcaaatttatcccttgcatattcattttgaatatcctgaaagcccaaccAGCTGTGGGTTCACCACGACAGGTTTTGGAAGCCCTGATCTAAAAGTCAGGTAGTATAGAAGTAAACATAGATACAATTGCTGTAATGTTTTGTGACGTATTACAGGCCTGGCATCACTCCTAGCTTATCGCTGGCTTCTGAAGTAACATCCAGCATGACTGGCTTCCTACCTGGGGTTTCCTTCTGAGGCCTCCAAGCCGTCATGGATAATTCATGAAAGCGGGAAGAGCTCTCAAGATAATGTAAAAGCACACAGTACATGATAACAACATTCTCTCAGTTTAGTAATGGTGGGTccaaatatgtttttttattagAGCTGAAAAAATTGGAAATTTCCTTCAAATTGTATACATTTTGACTAAAATCACATAAAGTAGACATTCACAAACAGGGGACACTGTCCAGGTATGGCATTCTGCGGCAAAAGTATCTACATAGTCCTCACAAAATATCGTACCTGTTTGTATCTGTCCTACAGCCCAACCACATCCTTAGTACGACTCCTCACATCAGAAACTGAAACCTTATTCACTACTCTGTTAAAATGTTATGGATGGGAAAACTTCCATATTCCTGGGGGTTTCTTTGAAACCTCTAACAACATTGTGAAAAAGTTCTAGGTGTTCCATAAAACATTTGGGGGTTTCACAAATTATTTTAATTACTGTAAACTTGTTTCAAATAAAACTTGACTCTCTAACATGTAGATGACCAGGGATGTTGTTGTTTTATCTGCAGTTTTACCACATTTTGTAAAAGCTACTTCCAATCACAACTGTCAAAGCCCCACCTGAGAGCAAAAACCTGAATTTTGGATGGGGTTTGGAGTCCTGAAACAAAATTGCCTTTCTCTAAAGTTATATCTCTTTCCATATTGTACTGTCTAACAATAGGGCTACAAGATGGTTTCAGGTCATTGTGTACAAGCTACCCAACTTCCTGGCTGGGAACTTCTGTCTGAATCTCATATTTTTACCCAGAGTTTACAATTTTCCTTCAGTGTTCCCTTACCTTGTACTGCTATCCCATCTCCGTGTCATATTGCGATATTAGTACATTTCTGGTTTTCTGACTTTCAACACAGTGTACTCTAGCCCTTGTATTCGAGAATGCATGAGATGGGAGCTAGAAAAATGGAACTGAATCAACACCTGAAGATGACATAGAATTAAGTTGGCAATACAAGAAAAATCTCTGCATTGGGGATCTTATCATAAAAACGTTTTTCTCATTACAGGTCATACCATCCATTATGACTTGGTCACTAATCTGGAGTGAGTATACACAACTATATAAACCTGTAAAATGAGCTTTGACAGGATGAGCTTCCTCCGATTCTC
It encodes:
- the LOC115097623 gene encoding copine-2-like — its product is MAYTLSPTPSGPVGSQYCVCRVELSVYCQNLLDRDVTSKSDPFCVLFLEINGKWSEIDRMETTVNNLNPAFAKKFIINYHFEEVQKLKFAMFDQDKSSTQLYEHDFLGEFACTLGTIVSSKKITRPLVLGNGKPAGKGQITIAAQELSDNRVITLSMAGRKLDKKDFFGKSDPFLEFYKQGDDGKWMLVHRTEVIKYTLDPIWKPFTVPLVSLCDGDIEKIVKVLCYDYDNDGGHDLIGEFQTSVAKMCEAQDARAVEMECINPKKQKKKKSYKNSGIITVKSCKITRDYSFLDYILGGCQLMFTVGIDSVHIQYMRVCTCVHVGERTSWEELAHKVHVDLRGYQGWG